In Roseisolibacter agri, a genomic segment contains:
- a CDS encoding sensor histidine kinase has translation MGPWRLPPLRWPTLLLLASVALTTVGVVEANRAIRSHRAVAEHALRDYAGFAAWSYQQHLRESLGAATQELLGAVNHGEGMHTSPRVPDARELAHYIPMDAQCGCHRPRHGPSPAVFFGWKLGTDTLGLGVNSHADPMEGWEVDRPLAYPASADRRTPFTAEERAWINDTLTRHIRRGGDVGRFPLVIARLDSVPRVLVYTLMPTAWGDTLVYGAEYSRGAFAGMLRRVMNDRGLLPEAFTRGRAATEVVHLQVDDATGATLFASAPVRDWTLDDSTRLPPGVGSLRVRAQIQPALAGTLVIGGLPRSRLPFLVGLLSVAAALSLVAVGQIRREGELARMRGDFVDSISHELRTPLAQMRLYLETLRLGRFTTEAQRARSLDNVERETMRLGQLVERVLRFSRLGRDDDGARAPVDVGDEVTRIVGEFAPLAAARRAQLAVDAARVPVLRLRPSALRHLLLNLLDNAVKYGPVGQTVRVRLRHADGALRLEVTDEGSGVPANERESVWKPYQRGRTVGHTAGSGIGLAVVRDVAAQHGGRAFIEATPDGRGATFVVVLPVDPADAVESTVASHTAPEPVHG, from the coding sequence ATGGGACCCTGGCGGCTCCCGCCCCTCCGCTGGCCGACGCTGCTGCTGCTCGCGAGCGTCGCCCTCACCACCGTGGGAGTCGTCGAGGCGAACCGGGCGATCCGGTCGCACCGCGCGGTGGCCGAGCATGCGCTGCGGGACTACGCGGGCTTCGCGGCCTGGAGCTACCAGCAGCACCTCCGCGAGAGCCTCGGCGCCGCCACGCAGGAGCTGCTGGGCGCGGTGAACCACGGCGAGGGGATGCACACGTCGCCGCGCGTGCCCGACGCGCGCGAGCTGGCGCACTACATCCCCATGGACGCGCAGTGCGGCTGCCACCGGCCGCGCCACGGCCCGAGCCCGGCGGTGTTCTTCGGGTGGAAGCTCGGCACCGACACCCTGGGGCTGGGCGTGAACTCGCACGCCGATCCGATGGAAGGGTGGGAGGTCGACCGCCCGCTCGCGTACCCGGCCTCCGCCGACCGCCGCACGCCGTTCACGGCCGAGGAGCGCGCGTGGATCAACGACACGCTCACGCGGCACATCCGCCGGGGCGGCGATGTCGGACGCTTCCCGCTCGTGATCGCGCGGCTGGACTCGGTGCCGCGCGTGCTGGTCTACACGCTGATGCCCACCGCGTGGGGTGACACGCTGGTCTACGGCGCGGAGTACTCGCGCGGCGCCTTCGCGGGGATGCTGCGCCGCGTGATGAACGACCGCGGGCTCCTGCCGGAGGCGTTCACGCGCGGGCGCGCGGCCACGGAGGTCGTGCACCTGCAGGTGGACGACGCCACCGGCGCCACGCTGTTCGCCTCCGCGCCGGTGCGCGACTGGACGCTCGACGACAGCACGCGCCTGCCGCCCGGCGTGGGCTCGCTGCGCGTGCGCGCGCAGATCCAGCCGGCGCTCGCCGGCACGCTGGTCATCGGCGGGCTGCCGCGCTCGCGGCTCCCGTTCCTGGTGGGGCTGCTCTCGGTCGCCGCCGCGCTGTCGCTGGTGGCCGTCGGGCAGATCCGCCGCGAGGGCGAGCTGGCGCGCATGCGCGGCGACTTCGTCGACAGCATCTCGCACGAGCTGCGCACGCCGCTGGCGCAGATGCGCCTCTACCTCGAGACGCTGCGGCTGGGCCGCTTCACGACCGAGGCGCAGCGCGCGCGCTCGCTGGACAACGTGGAGCGCGAGACGATGCGGCTGGGCCAGCTCGTCGAGCGCGTGCTGCGCTTCTCGCGCCTCGGCCGCGACGACGACGGCGCCCGCGCGCCGGTGGACGTCGGCGACGAGGTGACGCGCATCGTCGGCGAGTTCGCGCCACTGGCGGCCGCGCGCCGCGCGCAGCTCGCGGTGGACGCCGCGCGGGTGCCCGTGCTGCGGCTGCGACCGTCCGCGCTGCGCCACCTCCTGCTCAACCTGCTGGACAACGCCGTGAAGTACGGGCCGGTGGGCCAGACGGTGCGCGTGCGGCTGCGCCACGCCGACGGCGCCCTGCGGCTCGAGGTGACGGACGAGGGCTCCGGCGTTCCCGCGAACGAGCGCGAGAGCGTGTGGAAGCCCTACCAGCGTGGGCGCACGGTGGGACACACCGCGGGCAGCGGCATCGGCCTCGCGGTGGTGCGCGACGTCGCGGCGCAGCACGGCGGCCGCGCCTTCATCGAGGCGACGCCAGACGGGCGCGGCGCGACGTTCGTGGTCGTGCTCCCGGTCGATCCGGCCGACGCCGTCGAGTCGACCGTCGCGTCGCACACGGCACCCGAGCCGGTGCACGGCTGA
- a CDS encoding response regulator transcription factor, with translation MARILVVEDNLPLAEGIAYNLEHERHEARIAEDGRAGLEAVRAWSPDLVILDLMLPELDGYQVLQAIRKERNAVPVIILTARGEEADKVRGFRLDADQYVTKPFGVLELIERVNALLRRAAARAPVAAPAHLIRFGDVVVDTAARTVTRGGRPCALTPKAFELLLALIHRDGAVATRVELLTEVWGYGAFVLSRTVDSHVAELRRKLEVDPAHPRHIVTVWKSGYRFDAAPRTS, from the coding sequence ATGGCGCGCATCCTGGTGGTCGAGGACAACCTCCCGCTGGCCGAGGGGATCGCGTACAACCTCGAGCACGAGCGCCACGAGGCGCGCATCGCCGAGGACGGGCGCGCGGGGCTGGAGGCGGTGCGCGCGTGGTCGCCCGATCTCGTCATCCTCGACCTGATGCTGCCGGAGCTCGACGGCTACCAGGTGCTGCAGGCGATCCGGAAGGAGCGCAACGCGGTGCCCGTCATCATCCTCACCGCGCGCGGCGAGGAGGCCGACAAGGTGCGCGGCTTCCGCCTGGACGCCGACCAGTACGTCACCAAGCCGTTCGGCGTGCTGGAGCTGATCGAGCGCGTCAACGCGCTGCTGCGGCGCGCGGCCGCGCGGGCGCCGGTCGCCGCGCCGGCGCACCTGATCCGCTTCGGCGACGTGGTGGTGGACACCGCCGCGCGCACCGTCACGCGGGGCGGGCGCCCGTGTGCGCTCACGCCCAAGGCGTTCGAGCTGCTGCTGGCGCTCATCCACCGCGACGGCGCGGTCGCCACGCGCGTCGAGCTGCTGACGGAGGTGTGGGGCTACGGCGCGTTCGTGCTGTCGCGGACGGTCGACTCGCACGTCGCGGAGCTGCGCCGCAAGCTGGAGGTCGATCCCGCGCACCCGCGCCACATCGTCACGGTGTGGAAGTCGGGCTACCGCTTCGACGCGGCGCCGCGGACGTCCTGA
- a CDS encoding sulfurtransferase, producing the protein MPIPRHTARLLAAAPLLLAPVLELPPDRTTDRSTDRSTGRQPQVDSRAALLVTPTWLAEHLRDPDLVLLHVGDKAEYDRAHLPGARYVSMRDVSVSSMDHANGLMLELPSPDSLRAQLQALGISDRSRVVVYYGNDWVSPATRIVFTLDHAGLGARTSLLDGGMSAWSAAGHPTTAEVPARTVGKLSPLRTRPLVVDAEYVKAHVNAPGSRVIDARAAVFYDGVEGNDARRGHVAGARSLPFTQVTDDRMRLRSAEELTALFRAAGVGPRDTVVAYCHIGQQATAVLFAARTLGHPVRLFDGSYQEWGRRPELPVENPAARGASGSAKP; encoded by the coding sequence ATGCCGATCCCACGCCACACCGCCCGCCTCCTCGCGGCGGCCCCGCTGCTCCTCGCGCCGGTCCTCGAGCTGCCGCCGGACCGCACGACCGACCGATCGACCGACCGATCGACCGGCCGCCAGCCGCAGGTCGACTCGCGCGCCGCGCTGCTCGTGACGCCCACCTGGCTGGCCGAGCACCTGAGGGATCCCGACCTCGTGCTGCTGCACGTCGGCGACAAGGCCGAGTACGACCGCGCCCACCTGCCCGGCGCGCGCTACGTGTCGATGCGCGACGTCTCCGTGTCGAGCATGGACCACGCGAACGGGTTGATGCTGGAGCTCCCCTCGCCCGACTCCCTCCGCGCGCAGCTGCAGGCGCTCGGCATCTCCGACCGGTCGCGCGTGGTCGTGTACTACGGCAACGACTGGGTGTCGCCCGCGACGCGCATCGTCTTCACGCTCGACCACGCGGGGCTCGGCGCGCGCACGTCGCTGCTGGACGGCGGCATGAGCGCGTGGTCGGCGGCCGGCCATCCGACGACGGCCGAGGTGCCGGCGCGCACGGTCGGGAAGCTGTCGCCGCTGCGCACGCGGCCGCTGGTCGTGGACGCCGAGTACGTGAAGGCGCACGTGAACGCGCCCGGCAGCCGCGTCATCGACGCGCGCGCGGCGGTGTTCTACGACGGCGTGGAGGGGAACGACGCGCGCCGCGGTCACGTCGCCGGCGCGCGCAGCCTGCCGTTCACGCAGGTCACCGACGACCGCATGCGCCTGCGCAGCGCCGAGGAGCTGACGGCGCTCTTCCGCGCGGCGGGCGTGGGGCCGCGCGACACGGTGGTCGCGTACTGCCACATCGGGCAGCAGGCCACCGCGGTGCTGTTCGCGGCGCGCACGCTGGGGCATCCGGTCCGGCTGTTCGACGGCTCGTACCAGGAGTGGGGGCGCCGCCCCGAGCTGCCGGTCGAGAACCCGGCGGCCCGCGGCGCCAGCGGGAGCGCGAAGCCGTGA
- a CDS encoding YeeE/YedE thiosulfate transporter family protein: MSARAPRPYADPYLTGVGLGLVLLAAFVLVGRGLGASGAFATAAATVVDAASPAAARANAFFADHLDAGGLLRDWLVVEILGVMIGGFASAALAGRLRLAVDRGPRTSIAERVLLAIGGGAVMGAGAVLARGCTSGQALTGGALLSVGSWLFVGAAFATAYGAAWALRRVWT; encoded by the coding sequence GTGAGCGCTCGCGCGCCGCGTCCGTACGCGGATCCGTACCTCACCGGCGTCGGCCTGGGGCTCGTGCTGCTCGCCGCGTTCGTGCTGGTGGGGCGCGGGCTCGGCGCCTCCGGCGCGTTCGCGACCGCCGCGGCGACGGTGGTGGACGCCGCGTCGCCGGCGGCCGCGCGCGCGAACGCGTTCTTCGCCGACCACCTGGACGCCGGCGGCCTGCTGCGCGACTGGCTGGTGGTCGAGATCCTCGGCGTGATGATCGGCGGCTTCGCGTCGGCGGCGCTGGCGGGGCGGCTGCGCCTCGCGGTGGACCGCGGGCCGCGCACGTCGATCGCGGAGCGGGTGCTGCTGGCGATCGGCGGCGGCGCGGTGATGGGCGCGGGCGCGGTGCTCGCGCGCGGCTGCACCAGCGGCCAGGCGCTCACCGGGGGCGCGCTGCTGAGCGTCGGCAGCTGGCTCTTCGTCGGGGCGGCGTTCGCGACGGCGTACGGCGCGGCGTGGGCGCTGCGGCGGGTGTGGACGTGA